One Bacteroidota bacterium genomic region harbors:
- a CDS encoding four helix bundle protein, with amino-acid sequence MPVFMRFEDIEAWQEGRQLVQVIYKITRLPRFSEDRALKSQLRRAACSVTANIAEGFERGSNAEFIYFLSISKGSAGEIRSLVYTVLDEAYIDDEVFREIYNQTTSIIKKISALIKYLRSSNRKGPRYK; translated from the coding sequence ATGCCTGTATTCATGCGTTTTGAGGACATAGAAGCCTGGCAAGAGGGCCGCCAATTGGTCCAGGTTATTTACAAAATTACTCGGCTTCCCAGATTTTCTGAAGATCGGGCACTTAAGTCGCAACTAAGAAGAGCAGCCTGTTCAGTTACAGCTAATATAGCAGAAGGATTCGAGCGGGGTTCTAATGCAGAATTTATCTATTTCCTGTCAATATCCAAAGGCTCAGCAGGAGAAATACGAAGCCTGGTATATACGGTACTTGATGAAGCGTACATTGATGATGAGGTCTTTCGGGAAATCTATAATCAAACAACGTCAATCATTAAGAAAATTTCAGCTCTGATAAAGTATCTACGCTCCTCAAATCGAAAAGGCCCCCGTTACAAATAA